Genomic DNA from Deltaproteobacteria bacterium HGW-Deltaproteobacteria-2:
TATGTGAAGAAATATATTATTAATGATGATCGTGATGATGAAACGATCGCCCGAAATCTTTTCAAACTTTATTACAATGATGAACTCACCATTTATTCGCCGGAAAATATTTTGAACTGCTGCAGGTTATTGGTACGCAGGATCAGAGAATTATAATTTGCTTGGCGTAAGAAACAAAAAGGAAATAAAATGGTTGACATACAAAATTCTTCTTCATAATGTTTCCACCGTGATTACGGGTACGACTCCAATGCAATCTTATGGATATAACCTTTTCTTTGATGTCGTAAATAAATCTTTTGTTGAGGAACAGAATGATTAAGAAAATATTTTGGATAATAATTTGCTTAATCGGAGCCGTGGCATTTGGCGCGGTTGTGGGAGTATGGAATCCTTCAGAAAAAGTGAACGCTCTGTGGATTGTAACTGCCGCTGCGTGCATTTATCTTGTGACATACAGATTTTACAGCGCCTTTATTGCAGCAAAGATATTCGCGCTCTCCGGCGACCATAAGACGCCTGCCTTTACAATGCGTGACGGCATAGATTATCATCCTACGAACAGATATGTACTCTTCGGGCATCACTTTGCGGCCATCGCCGGCGCCGGTCCGCTCATCGGGCCGATGCTGGCGGCTCAGTTCGGTTATCTTCCCGGTTTCCTGTGGATACTTATAGGAGCAGCGCTCTGCGGAGCCGTGCACGATATGGTGATTCTGGTGGCTTCGGTGCGCCGTAACGGGCACTCACTGGCGCAGATTGCACGGGACGAAGTGGGTCCAATTGGAGGAGTTGCCGCATCATTCGCTATTCTTTTTATCATCATCGTTGCTCTTGCCGGTCTGGGGCTGGCGGTGGTCAATGCCCTCACCCACAGTGCCTGGGGCACGTTTACAATTGCCATGTCGATTCCCATTGCTTTTTTTATGGGCTTCTATTTGTACAAAATACGTCGAGGGAAAGTGGGTGAAGTAACTGTCATCGGAGTTACACTTCTCATCGCGGCAGTCATTGGCGGTCATTATATACCAGGCTCTGGGCTTGAACCCATATTCAATCTCAACAGAAACACTCTGATAATCTGCATGGCCCTGTACGGCCTTATTGCATCGGTTCTGCCCGTATGGATGCTTTTATGCCCCAGGGACTACCTCTCAACGTACATGAAGATAGGGACGATCCTGCTGCTGGCGGTAGGCGTGATTTTTATCGCGCCGAATCTGCAAATGCCGGCCTTGACAAAATTCATAGGCGGCGGCGGTCCGGTTATTCCCGGCAGGATATTTCCCTTCATGTTTATTACCATCGCGTGCGGAGCCATATCCGGTTTCCACGCTCTGATATCTTCCGGCACTACACCTAAAATGATAAGCTCGGAGAAAGACATACGCTTGATTGGTTTCGGGTCGATGCTGGTGGAGGGTTTCGTTTCGATGATGGCGCTTGTTGCGGCGTGCATCCTGCTGCCGGGCGATTACTTCGCGATTAACACTACTCTTTCGTTCGACCAACTGGCGGCCATTGGTTTTCCCGTTGACCGCATCAAGGAACTTTCCGCTATGGTAGAAGTCAACGTGGTAGGACGTCCCGGCGGCGCGGTTTCTCTTGCTGTGGGTATGGCCTCTATTCTGGGCAGTCTGCCCGGAATGAATGGCCTTATGCCTTACTGGTATAATTTCGCGCTGATGTTCGAAGCCTTATTCATCCTTACCACTGTTGATACAGGCACGCGCGTGGCGCGTTTTCTAGTTCAGGAAATGGGGGGATTCGTCTATAAGCCGCTCGCACGCCGGGGATGGTATCCCGGCATATTCATATCAAGCTTGTTTGTTGTTGGCTGCTGGGGATTTCTTATTTACACCGGGACGGTAAAAACTATCTGGCCGATGTTCGGCGTGGCGAATCAGCTTCTAGCGGCCATCGCGCTGGGTGTAGGAACCACGATCATCATTAAGGAAAGTAAACTGCGTTATTCCATGGTAACTTTCATTCCCATGCTTTTCATGTTTACAACGACCTTGACTGCTGCAGTTCAGTTGATCATATCCTATTGGACAAAAGGCCGGGCTGAGATGGCCTTGGGCCTTGCCACTTTACATACAATTCTTGTTAGC
This window encodes:
- a CDS encoding carbon starvation protein A, which codes for MIKKIFWIIICLIGAVAFGAVVGVWNPSEKVNALWIVTAAACIYLVTYRFYSAFIAAKIFALSGDHKTPAFTMRDGIDYHPTNRYVLFGHHFAAIAGAGPLIGPMLAAQFGYLPGFLWILIGAALCGAVHDMVILVASVRRNGHSLAQIARDEVGPIGGVAASFAILFIIIVALAGLGLAVVNALTHSAWGTFTIAMSIPIAFFMGFYLYKIRRGKVGEVTVIGVTLLIAAVIGGHYIPGSGLEPIFNLNRNTLIICMALYGLIASVLPVWMLLCPRDYLSTYMKIGTILLLAVGVIFIAPNLQMPALTKFIGGGGPVIPGRIFPFMFITIACGAISGFHALISSGTTPKMISSEKDIRLIGFGSMLVEGFVSMMALVAACILLPGDYFAINTTLSFDQLAAIGFPVDRIKELSAMVEVNVVGRPGGAVSLAVGMASILGSLPGMNGLMPYWYNFALMFEALFILTTVDTGTRVARFLVQEMGGFVYKPLARRGWYPGIFISSLFVVGCWGFLIYTGTVKTIWPMFGVANQLLAAIALGVGTTIIIKESKLRYSMVTFIPMLFMFTTTLTAAVQLIISYWTKGRAEMALGLATLHTILVSVMAILAVVALLNMIHRWYLLVIKKEGLAPRSPDGKVMYPNVAGETCDANELHL